The Micromonospora sp. NBC_00421 genome contains a region encoding:
- a CDS encoding ABC transporter permease — translation MNPTILAATTWRILRQLRHDRRTVALLVVVPTVLLTLVYYMYDDQPAPPGQPAPFDRVALVMLGFFPFIIMFLVTSIAMLRERTSGTLERLLTTPLGKLDLLFGYGIAFGLAGVVQSTVAAAVAYQLLGLTTAGSAGLVVGIAAVNAVLAVALGLFCSAFARTEFQAVQFMPVVVAPQLLLCGLFVPRGQMAGWLQAVSDALPLSYAVEALQEVGAHPEPTGLMWRDLAIVAGAALVALVLAAATLRRRSG, via the coding sequence GTGAACCCGACGATCCTGGCCGCCACCACCTGGCGCATCCTGCGCCAACTGCGGCACGACAGGCGTACGGTGGCGCTGCTGGTGGTGGTGCCCACGGTGCTGCTCACCCTGGTCTACTACATGTACGACGACCAGCCCGCCCCGCCCGGCCAGCCGGCCCCCTTCGACCGGGTCGCCCTGGTGATGCTGGGCTTCTTCCCGTTCATCATCATGTTCCTGGTGACCAGTATCGCGATGCTGCGTGAGCGCACCAGCGGGACGTTGGAACGACTGCTCACCACCCCGCTGGGCAAGCTCGACCTGCTCTTCGGTTACGGCATCGCATTCGGGCTGGCCGGGGTGGTGCAGTCGACAGTCGCCGCCGCGGTGGCGTACCAGCTGCTCGGGTTGACCACTGCCGGATCCGCCGGGTTGGTGGTCGGAATCGCCGCCGTGAACGCGGTGCTGGCCGTCGCGCTGGGGCTGTTCTGCAGCGCCTTCGCCCGTACCGAGTTCCAGGCGGTGCAGTTCATGCCGGTGGTGGTCGCCCCGCAACTGCTGCTGTGCGGGCTCTTCGTGCCGCGCGGGCAGATGGCCGGCTGGCTCCAGGCGGTCAGCGACGCGCTGCCCCTGTCGTACGCGGTGGAGGCGCTCCAGGAGGTCGGCGCGCACCCCGAACCGACCGGCCTGATGTGGCGGGACCTCGCGATCGTGGCCGGCGCGGCGCTGGTGGCCCTGGTGCTGGCGGCGGCGACCCTGCGCCGGCGCAGCGGTTGA
- a CDS encoding ABC transporter ATP-binding protein, whose protein sequence is MDDAIAVRDLVVDRGRRRVLDGIGCAVPRGAVTGLLGPSGSGKTTLMRAVVGVQTVSSGTVTVLGRPAGAAELRHRVGYLTQAPSVYADLTVRENARYFAALQGRTAADADRAVTDVGLAAAAGQLVGTLSGGQRSRASLACALVGEPELVVLDEPTVGQDPVLRADLWARFHALAAAGTTLLVSSHVMDEAARCDRLLLIRHGRLIADDTPDAVRAATGVDDLEEAFLRLIRAGEAGPSTTGEAAA, encoded by the coding sequence ATGGACGACGCCATCGCCGTCCGTGACCTGGTGGTCGACCGGGGTCGACGACGGGTGCTGGACGGCATCGGCTGCGCGGTGCCGCGCGGCGCGGTCACCGGGCTGCTCGGCCCGAGCGGCAGCGGCAAGACCACCCTGATGCGGGCCGTGGTCGGGGTGCAGACCGTCAGCTCGGGCACGGTCACCGTGCTGGGTCGTCCGGCCGGCGCGGCCGAGCTGCGCCACCGGGTCGGCTACCTGACCCAGGCGCCCAGCGTCTACGCCGACCTGACCGTCCGGGAGAACGCCAGGTACTTCGCCGCCCTCCAGGGGCGTACCGCCGCCGACGCAGACCGGGCGGTCACCGACGTCGGCCTGGCCGCCGCCGCCGGGCAACTGGTCGGCACCCTCTCCGGCGGGCAACGCAGCCGCGCCTCGTTGGCCTGCGCGCTGGTCGGCGAGCCGGAACTGGTCGTCCTGGACGAGCCCACGGTCGGGCAGGACCCGGTGCTGCGGGCCGACCTGTGGGCCCGGTTCCACGCCCTGGCGGCCGCCGGGACCACCCTGCTGGTGTCCAGCCACGTGATGGACGAGGCGGCCCGCTGCGACCGGCTGCTGCTGATCCGCCACGGCCGGCTGATCGCCGACGACACCCCGGACGCCGTCCGCGCCGCCACCGGGGTGGACGACCTGGAGGAGGCGTTCCTGCGGCTGATCCGGGCCGGCGAGGCCGGCCCGTCGACCACCGGGGAGGCGGCGGCGTGA
- the hisI gene encoding phosphoribosyl-AMP cyclohydrolase, with amino-acid sequence MPVPDSASSDGGPAGAVRPSRLDPAVAARLRRTPDGLVAAVVRQHDTGEVLMVAWMDDEALHRTLTTGRATYWSRSRQEYWVKGATSGHHQYVRSVALDCDGDALLVGVDQVGAACHTGERTCFFTELPVTTQGARS; translated from the coding sequence GTGCCCGTACCTGACTCTGCTTCCAGCGACGGCGGACCCGCCGGCGCGGTCCGCCCGTCCCGTCTCGATCCGGCCGTCGCCGCCCGGCTGCGCCGCACCCCGGACGGCCTGGTCGCCGCGGTCGTGCGCCAGCACGACACCGGCGAGGTGCTGATGGTCGCCTGGATGGACGACGAGGCGCTGCACCGCACCCTCACCACCGGCCGGGCCACCTACTGGTCGCGCAGCCGCCAGGAGTACTGGGTCAAGGGGGCCACCTCCGGCCACCACCAGTACGTCCGCTCGGTGGCGCTGGACTGCGACGGCGACGCGCTGCTGGTCGGCGTGGACCAGGTCGGCGCGGCCTGCCACACCGGCGAGCGCACCTGCTTCTTCACCGAACTCCCGGTCACCACCCAGGGGGCCCGCTCATGA
- a CDS encoding anthranilate synthase component I, with amino-acid sequence MTDGALSPDLPAFVEAAARWRVVPVTRRLLADAETPVGVYRKLAGGPGTFLLESAEQGVGSAGMAWSRYSFIGVRSSATLVERDGVATWTGTPPAGVPVSGDPVHVLRETVAALAGGTPDPAAGLPPLTGGMVGYLGYDLIRRFERLPELTEDDLGVPELGMMLATDLVVLDHYDGSAILVANAVLPPLDDPDRAARVTAAYHHAVGRLDAMTTALSRPIPPMISTVGRPPAGDVVSRTAEGGYPKAVEAAKEAIRAGECFQIVLAQRFERVTDADPLDVYRVLRTTNPSPYMYLLRFDGFDIVGSSPEAHLKVNTDTDGQRRAMLHPIAGTRPRGATPVADARLATELLADPKERAEHVMLVDLGRNDLGRVCRPGTVQVPEFATIERYSHVMHIVSTVVGTLRDDRTAFDALAATFPAGTLSGAPKVRAMEIIEELEPVRRGLYGGTVGYFGFGGDLDMAIAIRTALIRDGRAYVQAGAGVVADSDPAAEDQETRNKAAAVLAAIAAAETLRPAR; translated from the coding sequence ATGACCGACGGTGCGCTCAGCCCGGATCTGCCGGCGTTCGTCGAGGCGGCGGCCCGGTGGCGGGTGGTGCCGGTGACCCGGCGGTTGCTTGCCGACGCGGAGACCCCGGTGGGGGTCTACCGCAAGCTGGCCGGCGGGCCGGGCACCTTCCTGCTGGAGTCCGCCGAGCAGGGTGTCGGCTCGGCCGGGATGGCCTGGTCGCGGTACTCGTTCATCGGGGTGCGCAGCAGCGCCACCCTGGTCGAGCGGGACGGTGTCGCGACGTGGACCGGCACCCCGCCGGCCGGCGTGCCGGTCTCCGGCGACCCGGTGCACGTGCTGCGGGAGACCGTCGCGGCGCTCGCCGGTGGCACCCCGGACCCGGCCGCCGGGCTGCCGCCGCTGACCGGCGGCATGGTGGGCTACCTGGGGTACGACCTGATCCGCCGGTTCGAGCGGCTGCCCGAGCTGACCGAGGACGACCTCGGAGTGCCGGAGCTGGGCATGATGCTCGCCACCGACCTGGTGGTGCTCGACCACTACGACGGCTCGGCGATCCTGGTCGCCAACGCGGTGCTGCCGCCGCTGGACGACCCGGACCGGGCGGCCCGGGTCACCGCCGCCTACCACCACGCGGTGGGTCGGCTCGACGCGATGACCACCGCTCTGTCCCGACCGATTCCGCCCATGATCTCGACGGTGGGCCGACCGCCGGCCGGCGACGTGGTCAGCCGGACCGCCGAGGGTGGCTACCCGAAGGCGGTCGAGGCGGCGAAGGAGGCGATCCGGGCCGGCGAGTGCTTCCAGATCGTGCTGGCCCAGCGGTTCGAGCGGGTCACCGACGCCGACCCGCTGGACGTCTACCGGGTGCTGCGGACCACCAACCCGAGCCCCTACATGTACCTGCTGCGCTTCGACGGGTTCGACATCGTGGGCTCGTCCCCGGAGGCGCACCTCAAGGTCAACACCGACACCGACGGGCAGCGGCGGGCGATGCTGCACCCGATCGCCGGCACCCGGCCGCGCGGGGCCACCCCGGTCGCCGACGCCCGGCTCGCCACCGAGCTGCTGGCCGACCCGAAGGAGCGGGCCGAGCACGTGATGCTCGTCGACCTGGGCCGCAACGACCTGGGTCGGGTGTGCCGACCGGGCACCGTCCAGGTGCCGGAGTTCGCCACCATCGAGCGGTACAGCCACGTGATGCACATCGTCTCCACTGTGGTGGGCACCCTGCGCGACGACCGGACGGCCTTCGACGCGCTGGCCGCCACCTTCCCGGCCGGCACGCTGTCCGGGGCGCCGAAGGTCCGGGCCATGGAGATCATCGAGGAGTTGGAACCGGTCCGCCGGGGGCTCTACGGCGGCACCGTCGGCTATTTCGGGTTCGGCGGCGACCTCGACATGGCGATCGCGATCCGTACCGCGCTGATCCGCGACGGCCGGGCGTACGTGCAGGCCGGGGCGGGGGTGGTGGCCGATTCCGATCCGGCCGCCGAGGACCAGGAGACCCGGAACAAGGCTGCCGCCGTGTTGGCCGCCATCGCCGCCGCCGAGACCCTGCGGCCGGCCCGGTGA
- a CDS encoding Trp biosynthesis-associated membrane protein, with the protein MSSTGTTATTATDGASTGRRELTYAVLLCLVGAGLACWAATRTWSVEVLARGALPPSRQGRSGADLLPWLSALALVALAGGGAVLATRGRIRRLLGGLVTLLGLAVALGGGYGLVADLGAEAHRQWPALCLLGGLVAVGGGLLTARRGGRWPAMGARYERTVRAGTPDRPDGRPAADRGNREAWDALDRGEDPTVS; encoded by the coding sequence GTGAGCAGCACCGGGACCACCGCGACGACGGCCACCGACGGTGCGTCGACCGGGCGGCGCGAGCTGACGTACGCGGTGCTGCTCTGTCTGGTGGGCGCGGGCCTGGCCTGCTGGGCGGCGACCCGCACCTGGTCGGTGGAGGTGCTCGCCCGGGGCGCGTTGCCGCCGTCGCGGCAGGGCCGCTCCGGGGCGGACCTGCTGCCCTGGCTCTCCGCGTTGGCGCTTGTCGCGCTGGCCGGTGGGGGTGCGGTGCTGGCCACCCGGGGGCGGATCCGTCGGCTGCTGGGTGGCCTGGTCACCCTGCTCGGTCTGGCGGTGGCCCTCGGCGGCGGCTACGGGCTGGTCGCCGACCTGGGTGCCGAGGCCCACCGGCAGTGGCCCGCGCTCTGTCTGCTCGGGGGGCTGGTGGCGGTCGGCGGCGGGCTGCTCACCGCGCGGCGCGGCGGGCGCTGGCCGGCGATGGGTGCCCGCTACGAGCGGACGGTCCGCGCCGGCACGCCGGACCGGCCCGACGGGCGGCCGGCCGCCGACCGGGGCAACCGGGAGGCGTGGGACGCGCTCGACCGGGGTGAGGATCCGACGGTCAGCTGA
- the trpC gene encoding indole-3-glycerol phosphate synthase TrpC, producing MLDEILAGVREDVARRQEQLPLERLRELAAAAPPPLDAYAALRKPGVAVIAEVKRSSPSRGRLAEIADPAELAGEYASGGARAISVLTEGRWFGGSLDDLAAVRAAVKVPVLRKDFVVSSYQVHEARAHGADLVLLIVAALEQNALVGLLERIESLGMCALVEVHTEEEADRALEAGAQVIGVNARDLRTLQVDRSVFERIAPGLPSSVVKIAESGVRGPHDLIRYASAGADAVLVGEGLVTQKSPREAVAELVNAGNHPATPRPAR from the coding sequence GTGCTCGACGAGATCCTGGCCGGCGTCCGCGAGGACGTGGCGCGACGGCAGGAGCAGCTTCCGCTGGAGCGGCTGCGCGAGCTGGCCGCCGCCGCGCCGCCGCCGTTGGACGCCTATGCGGCCCTGCGTAAACCCGGGGTGGCGGTGATCGCCGAGGTGAAGCGCTCGTCGCCGAGCCGGGGCCGGCTCGCCGAGATCGCCGATCCGGCCGAGCTGGCCGGTGAGTACGCCTCCGGCGGTGCCCGCGCGATCAGCGTGCTGACCGAGGGCCGTTGGTTCGGCGGCTCGCTCGACGATCTGGCCGCGGTCCGTGCCGCCGTCAAGGTGCCGGTCCTGCGCAAGGACTTCGTGGTCTCCAGCTACCAGGTGCACGAGGCCCGGGCGCACGGGGCCGACCTGGTGCTGCTGATCGTCGCCGCGCTGGAGCAGAACGCCCTCGTCGGTCTGCTGGAGCGGATCGAGTCGCTCGGCATGTGCGCGCTTGTCGAGGTGCACACCGAGGAGGAGGCCGACCGGGCCCTGGAGGCCGGCGCGCAGGTGATCGGGGTCAACGCCCGTGACCTGCGTACCCTTCAGGTCGACCGGTCGGTGTTCGAGCGGATCGCCCCCGGCCTGCCGAGCAGCGTCGTCAAGATCGCCGAGTCCGGCGTGCGGGGCCCGCACGACCTGATCCGGTACGCCTCGGCCGGCGCCGACGCCGTCCTGGTGGGCGAGGGCCTGGTCACCCAGAAGAGCCCCCGTGAGGCGGTCGCCGAGCTGGTCAACGCCGGGAACCACCCGGCGACGCCCCGCCCGGCACGCTGA
- the trpB gene encoding tryptophan synthase subunit beta, which yields MSADVSTPGRFPDSAGHFGRFGGRFVPEALVAALDELDAAYRKAMTDEEFRAEFDALLRDYAGTPSLLYSAERFSAKIGARVLLKREDLNHTGAHKVRNVLGQALLTRRMGKRRVIAETGAGQHGVATATAAALFDLECVVYMGEVDTERQALNVARMRMLGATVVPVTTGSRTLKDAMNEAMRDWVANVDDTHYLIGTAAGPHPFPEMVRDFVRGIGDEARQQCLDLTGGLPDAVLACVGGGSNALGIFHAFVPDTGVRLYGFEAGGEGVETGRHAASITGGSAGVLHGTRTYVLQNADGQTIESHSISAGLDYPGVGPEHAWLHDSGRANYLPVTDREAMAAFELLCRTEGIIPAIESAHALAGAVTVAPRLAAELGREPLLVVNLSGRGDKDVHTAGEYFGILDKEQ from the coding sequence ATGAGCGCCGACGTGTCCACGCCGGGGCGGTTCCCCGACTCCGCCGGTCACTTCGGCCGGTTCGGTGGCCGCTTCGTCCCCGAGGCGCTCGTCGCCGCGCTCGACGAGCTGGACGCCGCGTACCGCAAGGCGATGACCGACGAGGAGTTCCGCGCCGAGTTCGACGCCCTGCTGCGGGACTACGCCGGCACCCCCTCGCTGCTGTACTCCGCCGAGCGGTTCTCTGCCAAGATCGGCGCCCGGGTGCTGCTCAAGCGGGAGGACCTCAACCACACCGGCGCGCACAAGGTGCGCAACGTGCTGGGCCAGGCGCTGCTCACCCGGCGGATGGGCAAGCGGCGGGTGATCGCCGAGACCGGCGCCGGCCAGCACGGCGTGGCCACCGCCACCGCCGCCGCCCTGTTCGACCTCGAGTGCGTGGTCTACATGGGCGAGGTGGACACCGAGCGGCAGGCGCTCAACGTGGCCCGGATGCGGATGCTCGGCGCCACCGTCGTCCCGGTGACCACCGGCTCGCGCACCCTCAAGGACGCGATGAACGAGGCGATGCGGGACTGGGTCGCCAACGTCGACGACACCCACTACCTGATCGGCACCGCCGCCGGCCCGCACCCTTTCCCGGAGATGGTCCGGGACTTCGTGCGCGGCATCGGCGACGAGGCCCGTCAGCAGTGCCTCGACCTGACCGGCGGGCTGCCCGACGCGGTGCTGGCCTGCGTCGGCGGCGGCTCCAACGCGCTGGGCATCTTCCACGCCTTCGTCCCCGACACCGGGGTGCGGCTGTACGGCTTCGAGGCCGGCGGCGAGGGTGTGGAGACCGGCCGGCACGCGGCCAGCATCACCGGCGGTAGTGCCGGGGTGCTGCACGGCACCCGCACGTACGTGCTCCAGAACGCCGACGGCCAGACCATCGAGTCGCACTCCATCTCGGCCGGGCTGGACTACCCAGGGGTCGGCCCGGAGCACGCCTGGCTGCACGACAGCGGCCGGGCGAACTACCTGCCGGTGACCGACCGGGAGGCGATGGCCGCGTTCGAGCTGCTCTGCCGTACCGAGGGGATCATCCCGGCGATCGAGAGCGCGCACGCGCTGGCCGGCGCGGTGACTGTCGCCCCGCGGCTCGCCGCCGAGCTGGGCCGCGAGCCGCTCCTGGTGGTCAACCTCTCCGGTCGCGGCGACAAGGACGTGCACACCGCCGGCGAGTACTTCGGCATCCTCGACAAGGAGCAGTGA
- the trpA gene encoding tryptophan synthase subunit alpha gives MSRIGVAFDKARADGRAVLVGCMPAGFPTVEGSIAAMTAMVEAGVDVIEMEIPYSDPVMDGPVIQKASDIALAGGVRTADALRIVEAVAAAGAPVVTMTYWNPIEQYGVDAFARDLAAAGGTGLITPDLIPEEAGEWLAASEAYGLDRTFLVSPSSTDARLRMTVEHCRGFVYATAIMGVTGARSQTSDAAPVLVSRLREVTELPVGVGLGVGTGAQAATVAGYADGVIVGSALIRCLLDAPDLDTGLTALRALSADLAEGVRAGGSRV, from the coding sequence GTGAGCCGGATCGGGGTGGCCTTCGACAAGGCCCGTGCCGACGGGCGGGCCGTGCTGGTCGGCTGCATGCCGGCCGGGTTCCCCACCGTCGAGGGCAGCATCGCCGCGATGACCGCCATGGTCGAGGCCGGGGTGGACGTCATCGAGATGGAGATCCCCTACTCCGACCCGGTGATGGACGGCCCGGTGATCCAGAAGGCCAGCGACATCGCCCTGGCCGGCGGCGTCCGCACCGCCGACGCGCTGCGCATCGTCGAGGCGGTCGCGGCAGCCGGTGCGCCGGTGGTCACCATGACCTACTGGAACCCGATCGAGCAGTACGGGGTGGACGCCTTCGCCCGGGACCTGGCCGCCGCCGGGGGCACCGGCCTGATCACCCCCGACCTGATCCCCGAGGAGGCCGGCGAGTGGCTGGCCGCCTCCGAGGCGTACGGACTGGACCGGACGTTCCTGGTCTCCCCGTCGTCCACCGACGCCCGGTTGCGGATGACCGTGGAACACTGCCGGGGCTTCGTCTACGCCACCGCCATCATGGGGGTCACCGGCGCCCGGTCGCAGACCTCGGACGCCGCGCCGGTGCTGGTCTCCCGGCTGCGGGAGGTCACCGAGCTGCCCGTCGGGGTGGGGCTCGGGGTCGGCACGGGTGCGCAGGCGGCCACCGTCGCCGGGTACGCCGACGGGGTGATCGTGGGCAGCGCGCTGATCCGCTGCCTGCTGGACGCACCGGATCTCGACACCGGCCTGACCGCCCTGCGGGCGCTCTCCGCCGACCTCGCCGAGGGCGTCCGGGCGGGCGGGTCGCGGGTCTGA
- the lgt gene encoding prolipoprotein diacylglyceryl transferase encodes MTLVSMTPLAALPSPTTAVWQLGPVPIRAYALCIVAGIVLACLVTDYRLRRRGVAPGAVLDIAVWAVPTGIIGARIYHVITSPEKYFGTGGDPWKAFAIWEGGLGIWGAVAGGAVGAWIAARQLGIPLSVVADALAPGLPLAQAVGRFGNWFNNELYGGRTSLPWGLEIHRMDPDNPGHALRDDANQPILEPGLYHPTFAYEALWNLGVAGLVFAVDRRFKLGRGRAFALYVMGYTAGRFWIELMRSDEANRILGVRLNVWTAGLVFVGALIYFLRVRGPRDYLIPIDAPTAPAPVTGGDVSQVDLSRTGKGSPTAAAPVGYQVVDEEQFTAYRETGVRPDEPAADDVPATGDEVAQPAPDAADQAPATADAAPATGDQAPATADQAPATADAAPATGDRAAGPGDRPAATDDGTPAGAGGNRSADRDS; translated from the coding sequence GTGACCCTCGTCTCGATGACGCCCCTGGCGGCGCTGCCCAGCCCGACGACCGCCGTCTGGCAGCTCGGGCCGGTCCCCATCCGGGCGTACGCCCTCTGCATCGTGGCCGGCATCGTGCTCGCCTGCCTGGTGACCGACTACCGGCTCCGCCGGCGCGGCGTGGCCCCCGGCGCGGTGCTCGACATCGCGGTCTGGGCCGTCCCGACCGGCATCATCGGCGCCCGGATCTACCACGTGATCACCTCGCCCGAGAAGTACTTCGGCACCGGTGGCGACCCGTGGAAGGCGTTCGCCATCTGGGAGGGGGGTCTCGGTATCTGGGGCGCCGTCGCCGGTGGCGCGGTCGGCGCCTGGATCGCCGCCCGGCAGCTCGGCATCCCGCTGTCGGTGGTGGCCGACGCCCTGGCCCCGGGCCTGCCGCTGGCCCAGGCGGTGGGCCGGTTCGGCAACTGGTTCAACAACGAGCTGTACGGCGGCCGGACCAGCCTGCCGTGGGGCCTGGAGATCCACCGGATGGACCCGGACAATCCCGGGCACGCACTGCGCGACGACGCCAACCAACCCATCCTGGAGCCCGGCCTCTACCACCCGACGTTCGCCTACGAGGCGCTGTGGAACCTCGGCGTCGCCGGTCTGGTGTTCGCCGTTGACCGCCGGTTCAAGCTGGGCCGTGGCCGGGCCTTCGCGCTCTACGTGATGGGGTACACCGCCGGCCGGTTCTGGATCGAGCTGATGCGCAGCGACGAGGCGAACCGCATTCTCGGCGTACGCCTCAACGTGTGGACGGCCGGTCTGGTCTTCGTCGGCGCGTTGATCTACTTCCTGCGGGTCCGTGGCCCCCGCGACTATCTGATCCCGATCGACGCCCCGACGGCCCCGGCCCCGGTGACCGGTGGCGACGTCTCCCAGGTCGATCTGTCCCGGACCGGAAAGGGGTCCCCGACGGCCGCCGCCCCGGTGGGCTACCAGGTGGTCGACGAGGAACAGTTCACCGCGTACCGGGAGACCGGGGTGCGACCCGACGAACCCGCCGCCGACGACGTGCCGGCGACCGGCGACGAGGTCGCGCAGCCGGCCCCGGACGCCGCCGACCAGGCCCCGGCGACCGCCGACGCGGCCCCGGCGACCGGTGACCAGGCCCCGGCGACCGCCGACCAGGCCCCGGCGACCGCCGACGCGGCCCCGGCGACCGGTGACCGGGCCGCAGGCCCCGGTGACCGACCCGCCGCCACCGACGACGGCACGCCCGCCGGGGCGGGCGGCAACCGGTCCGCCGACCGGGACAGCTGA
- a CDS encoding FAD-dependent oxidoreductase has product MRSAVVVGAGLGGLAVAGALARSGWQVTLLERADRVRPEPTAVVLWPNGVRALQVLGLGAGLDAIATPLPDGGIRRPDGHWLVQPRPTPADRMPVVVHREDLHDALIAGLGDRVELRTGVAVDDVRADAGERPGVGLDGQFVEADLVVAADGTDSVLRRQLAPEAAVVSSGCAAWRAVIPWYRAPLPADQPVGGEVLGAGYRFVAASLGERGSSGASRRGGIYWVATAAGAPRPEPAETQLTLLKRWYDGWPAPIGELLAATDPADLVQQEVRELRPLPRSYGFPAGPGGVVLLGDAAHAMPPHLGQGACLAFEDAATLASLLRESRLPDAVQAYDRLRRPRAATVVRQTRRMSAVLQARGRLALRARDAALGTITTRLLSGAATTAAAWRPPPTS; this is encoded by the coding sequence GTGCGCAGCGCGGTGGTGGTCGGCGCCGGGCTCGGCGGGCTGGCGGTGGCCGGCGCGCTGGCCCGCTCCGGATGGCAGGTCACCCTGCTGGAACGCGCCGACCGGGTGCGCCCGGAGCCCACCGCCGTGGTGCTCTGGCCCAACGGGGTACGCGCGTTGCAGGTGCTCGGCCTCGGTGCCGGCCTGGACGCCATCGCCACCCCGCTGCCCGACGGCGGCATCCGTCGCCCCGACGGTCACTGGCTGGTGCAGCCCCGACCCACCCCGGCCGACCGGATGCCGGTGGTGGTGCACCGGGAGGATCTGCACGACGCCCTGATCGCCGGCCTCGGTGACCGGGTCGAGCTGCGGACCGGGGTCGCGGTGGACGACGTCCGGGCGGATGCCGGCGAGCGGCCCGGGGTGGGGCTGGACGGGCAGTTCGTCGAGGCGGACCTGGTGGTCGCCGCCGACGGCACGGACAGCGTGCTGCGCCGTCAGCTCGCTCCCGAGGCCGCCGTGGTCAGCTCCGGCTGCGCCGCCTGGCGGGCGGTGATCCCCTGGTACCGGGCGCCCCTGCCGGCCGACCAGCCGGTCGGTGGCGAGGTGCTGGGTGCCGGCTACCGCTTCGTGGCCGCCTCACTCGGCGAGCGTGGTTCCTCCGGCGCGTCCCGCCGGGGTGGCATCTACTGGGTGGCCACCGCCGCCGGAGCGCCCCGACCGGAGCCGGCAGAGACCCAGCTCACCCTGCTCAAACGCTGGTACGACGGTTGGCCCGCGCCGATCGGGGAGCTGTTGGCGGCCACCGATCCCGCCGACCTGGTGCAGCAGGAGGTCCGCGAACTGCGCCCGCTGCCCCGGTCGTACGGCTTCCCGGCCGGGCCGGGCGGGGTGGTGCTGCTCGGTGACGCCGCCCACGCCATGCCGCCCCACCTCGGGCAGGGCGCCTGCCTGGCCTTCGAGGACGCGGCCACCCTCGCCTCGCTGCTGCGCGAATCCCGGCTCCCCGACGCCGTGCAGGCGTACGACCGGCTGCGTCGTCCCCGGGCGGCCACCGTGGTCCGGCAGACCCGCCGGATGTCGGCGGTGCTCCAGGCCCGGGGCCGGCTGGCCCTGCGCGCCCGCGACGCGGCCCTCGGCACGATCACCACCCGCCTGCTCTCCGGCGCCGCCACCACCGCCGCCGCCTGGCGCCCCCCACCCACCTCCTAA